Within the Devosia lucknowensis genome, the region CGGGCGTTCGCAATGTCCCGGCGACGGCTGACATGGCCGAGCAGTTGGCGCGACTGGATTTCGGAGATTGAGCGTTTAGTCTTGGAGAATCCCCTTAGCCAACCTCTCCCTGAGAGGCGGATGTTGGGTAGAGGTACCGGCACACGCGATACAAGCATGACCCGTCTCTCCCTTCCCACGCTAGCGCTGCTCGTCGTCCTCAGCGCGATCGTGGCCGTCACCTTCGGTCCAGCCGACATCACGGCTGGCGAAGTGTGGTCGGTGATCCTGCATCATCTGGGCATCGTGCCCGAAAGTCCGGTCTCGCGGCTGCGCGACGCCATCGTCTGGGAGCTGCGGCTGCCGCGCGTGCTGACGGCCCTGGCGGTCGGAGCAGGTCTGGCCCTGTCGGGCACGGTTGTGCAGGCCCTGACCCGCAATCCCCTGGCCGATCCCTATCTGCTGGGCCTGTCCTCGGGCGCTGCGCTCGGCGCGGTGAGTTTTGCGCTCGTGGGCCTGACGCTGTTGATGCCCGTTGGCGCCTTTTTCGGCAGCCTCGGCGCGCTGGCCCTGGCATTGCTGATCGCGCGCCTTCTCGGCGGCGCCACGCCGAGCCGCGCCATCCTCGCCGGCATCTGCATTTCGGCACTCGCTTCGGCCCTCACCTCGCTGATCATCTTCTGGTACGCCACCGGCGACAGCTATCGCGAAATCCTGTCCTGGCTCATGGGCTCGCTTTCCGGCTCGCTCTGGGCGGATACGGGCCTGGCCTTTCTCGCACTCTCCGTCTGCGGTCCGGTGATCGTTCTCGCCGGACGCGCATTGGATGCCTTCGCCTTCGGCGACACCGCCGCCGCCGCCCTGGGCATCGACGTGCCCCGGCTGCGCTGGACCCTGCTCGGCGCCACGGCCCTTCTGACCGGTGTCATGGTTGCCATTGGCGGCGCCATCGGTTTCGTCGGCCTCGTCGTACCGCATGCGGTACGGCTTGCCGTCGGCTCTAAGCACCGCGCGCTGCTGCCTCATGCCGTACTGGTCGGGGCACTCTTCATGCTCTGGACCGACACTGCCGCACGCACCCTGTTCGATCCGCGCGAACTGCCGGTGGGCATCATAACGGCCATTATCGGTGCACCGATTTTCCTGATCGTGCTCCTGCGCTACCGGAGGGTCACATGAGCCTCGTGGTCTCAGGACTCTCGGTCAGCAAGTCCGGCAAGGCCATCGTCTCTGACATCGCCTTCACGGCCCCCACGGGTGCCATCACAGGGATCATCGGCCCCAATGGCGCCGGCAAGTCGACCGTGCTCTCGGCCATGCTTGGCCTCCTCACCGCCACGGGCAGCGCACGGTTCGAAGACCGGGAGCTGCCCACCATGCCGCGCCGCGAGCGGGCCCGCATGGTCGCGCTGGTCGAACAGTCCGCCTCGACCGAAGAACGCCTTCTGGTCCGCGACGTCGTTGCCCTTGGACGCATCCCGCACGAGGCGGCCTGGCAGGCGGCGCCCTCCCCCGAGGATGCCGGCATCATCGCCATGGCACTGCATGAAACCGGCATGACGGCCTTTGCCGACCGCCGCTTCGATACCCTCTCGGGCGGCGAGCAGCAGCGCGTGCATATGGCACGGGCACTGGCGCAACAGCCGCGCCTGCTGCTACTCGACGAGCCCACGAGCCATCTCGACATTGCCGCGCAGCTGCAATTGCTGGCGCTCCTCAAGCGCAAGTCCGCCTCCGGGATGACGGTGCTGCTGGTGCTGCACGACCTTAACCTCGCGGCACGCTACTGCGAACATTTCGTGCTGCTCTCGCAAGGCAGGCTGGCGGCCGAAGGGCGACCCGATGAAGTGCTGACGCCCGCTCGCTTGCAGGAAATCTACGGCGTCAACGCACGTCTAGTCCGTGATCCCCAGGCTGG harbors:
- a CDS encoding putative F420-0 ABC transporter permease subunit — translated: MTRLSLPTLALLVVLSAIVAVTFGPADITAGEVWSVILHHLGIVPESPVSRLRDAIVWELRLPRVLTALAVGAGLALSGTVVQALTRNPLADPYLLGLSSGAALGAVSFALVGLTLLMPVGAFFGSLGALALALLIARLLGGATPSRAILAGICISALASALTSLIIFWYATGDSYREILSWLMGSLSGSLWADTGLAFLALSVCGPVIVLAGRALDAFAFGDTAAAALGIDVPRLRWTLLGATALLTGVMVAIGGAIGFVGLVVPHAVRLAVGSKHRALLPHAVLVGALFMLWTDTAARTLFDPRELPVGIITAIIGAPIFLIVLLRYRRVT
- a CDS encoding ABC transporter ATP-binding protein, whose product is MSLVVSGLSVSKSGKAIVSDIAFTAPTGAITGIIGPNGAGKSTVLSAMLGLLTATGSARFEDRELPTMPRRERARMVALVEQSASTEERLLVRDVVALGRIPHEAAWQAAPSPEDAGIIAMALHETGMTAFADRRFDTLSGGEQQRVHMARALAQQPRLLLLDEPTSHLDIAAQLQLLALLKRKSASGMTVLLVLHDLNLAARYCEHFVLLSQGRLAAEGRPDEVLTPARLQEIYGVNARLVRDPQAGRPLIVYDDADAFPPHQIPD